The following proteins are co-located in the Triticum aestivum cultivar Chinese Spring chromosome 1A, IWGSC CS RefSeq v2.1, whole genome shotgun sequence genome:
- the LOC123051123 gene encoding uncharacterized protein, which produces MRRPNDAGSGGDPGDRMRNDDPAESSRAFDDGGDDDPQQPTPTRASSGDSLWQWRSQGLSEVVLSWSVDQILNKDLLRDKVSKIPETFNSMEQYMTSFFGPLLEEVRDDMSSSMEDISGAPYAKVLSVNAVKMGKGLYEIKLDRWMGVSGSGTDGYRPKAADVLLISETRPANKSHILKQSKSCVIVWINKVQGNKMTVKASRWMETGADGDERHQMGVNKYEKLYTEELDKSWEILDQEATALKSRNSSINEEIRKELPKGRKPLEKCSDLKELNETGMCGNSSRRWSFYAMHLTNMVTYDRVWVVLRRGLTMDTKVILNMLGKNNNAIRHCNYCSNKSHEEIKDDLCNFKLNVSQLNAIASCISASNCCHRSSVGLVWGPPGTGKTTTLAVTLHMLLMKKQRILACAPTNMAVLQVASRLIGLIDDFSLSHHYSFGDIILYGNKDRLHIGKELSKIYLDDRVKKLLRCFNREVGWKHCVDSVLKFLKHCTSRYKLSLDIQASSDECSPTFKKYFTSNFSSLAKELVACIDTFFDHLPADTLGKNFDKMMFVKSLVHKVQQLFCADDLSDDDLFTIFKPSDELSDPSIGHHDLKDDATEDLPDHDISLDNPSEINSMCIKTLMDLSKMRFPCEENESSVRDLCLKQAKLIFCTASGSFELFRLQGVMPISILVVDEAAQLKESESLVPLLLPGIEHVLLIGDENQLSSLVKSKIAKDADFGRSLYERLCTMGYTKHLLEVQYRMHPCINKFPNANFYGNRILDGPSVKQKDYTKNYLPGSIYGAYSFIHIENDMEMLDDLGQSSKNMVEVAVAANIIERLAKECWEKRQRTSVGVISPYTAQVIAMQERIGRKFEKHEFLSVTVKSIDGFQGGEEDIILISTVRSNKDGKVGFLSDAGRINVALTRAKHCLWILGNGVTLLASNSVWAELVNDSKKRGCFFDALKDKHLAETMRLAIKRNGRTIDAAGVSSWSLRARGGSTIAGNSLPIRQSQIPGSGGARSINNCYNWQPNGHDLRPNSCHPNRPIFVPSREDIHRTHFQQHRRTFYGGDYNNQSRGIPVDQYWPNRYRPSCDKRGAPEGFRGHVERHPGQHYHSRTDQEPLCSTSQTANGRFTPGSVWRAESHNQTSILGTWQQPSGGHCSRDFQNRTGYPLRPASSQRRFSSYGNADPHLWSMNKEKRLGNHPRRAPCTYRGQAPHQGVGARVRDMPSFHERATRGVRHEHANNNRMKEPHCWGQNSSSEAVSHDLPVAEQRGVKRDWRKAEASDSPHQDNTKIRLAVKSADVPHCEAQDGSSGAASQRLAVPEEPEREGCKPESSYSPRQDNTLVRPESLDQPHGKPQDTSAGAAPYELPAPDQPEMKREEFEAEPPVSSRQDNTEASPESLDEPHCQLEDTCSGAATPQLPVPELGRMDIDSCEAEATIIPDINIPLELPAPYQPEMKPDECEAELPVSSRQDNTEASPKSLDEPHCQSEDTCTGAATPQPPVPELGRMDIDSCEADATVIPDINIPLESVEPDN; this is translated from the exons ATGCGGCGACCTAATGACGCCGGCAGCGGCGGCGACCCGGGCGACCGGATGCGCAACGACGATCCCGCCGAGTCATCCCGCGCgttcgacgacggcggcgacgacgacccTCAGCAGCCCACGCCGACGCGGGCCTCCTCCGGCGACTCGCTgtggcagtggcggagccagggcCTCTCCGAGGTGGTGCTCTCGTGGTCGGTGGACCAAATCCTCAACAAGGACCTACTCCGCGACAAG GTGTCCAAGATCCCAGAGACATTTAACAGCATGGAGCAGTACATGACATCGTTTTTTGGGCCACTTCTAGAGGAGGTTCGGGATGATATGTCTTCAAGCATGGAGGACATCTCTGGAGCTCCATATGCAAAAGTGCTATCAGTCAATGCAGTGAAAATGGGGAAAGGACTGTATGAGATCAAGCTCGACAGATGGATGGGGGTGTCTGGTTCTGGAACTGATGGATATAGGCCGAAAGCAGCAGATGTGTTACTTATTTCAGAAACAAGACCAGCAAATAAATCTCATATTCTCAAACAGTCCAAATCCTGTGTCATCGTATGGATTAATAAGGTCCAGGGCAATAAGATGACCGTAAAGGCATCACGATGGATGGAGACTGGGGCTGATGGAGATGAACGGCACCAAATGGGTGTTAACAAGTATGAGAAGTTGTACACTGAAGAGTTGGATAAGTCATGGGAGATACTGGATCAAGAAGCAACGGCTCTGAAATCCAGAAACTCATCTATCAatgaagaaatcagaaaagaatTACCAAAAGGTAGAAAGCCCCTTGAAAAGTGTAGTGATCTGAAGGAACTAAATGAAACAGGGATGTGTGGAAATTCATCAAGACGATGGTCCTTCTATGCTATGCACCTAACTAATATGGTAACATATGATCGTGTTTGGGTTGTGCTCCGAAGGGGGCTGACAATGGATACAAAAGTCATTCTGAACATGCTGGGCAAAAACAATAAT GCTATTAGACATTGTAACTACTGCAGCAACAAATCACATGAGGAAATCAAGGATGATCTCTGCAATTTTAAGCTGAATGTCTCACAGCTTAATGCAATAGCAAGTTGTATTTCAGCAAGTAATTGTTGTCATAGATCTTCTGTGGGGCTAGTTTGGGGCCCACCTGGCACAGGTAAAACTACAACACTTGCAGTAACATTACACATGCTTCTGATGAAGAAACAGAGAATTCTTGCGTGTGCTCCAACCAACATGGCTGTCTTGCAAGTAGCTTCTCGTCTTATTGGGTTGATTGACGACTTCTCTCTAAGCCATCATTACTCCTTTGGTGACATCATTTTATATGGCAACAAGGACCGTCTGCACATTGGCAAGGAGTTGTCAAAAATATATTTGGATGATCGTGTCAAGAAGTTGCTGAGGTGCTTTAACCGAGAAGTTGGGTGGAAGCATTGCGTGGATTCTGTCCTAAAATTCCTAAAACATTGCACTTCTAGGTACAAACTGTCCCTAGATATACAAGCAAGCAGTGATGAATGCAGCCCTACTTTTAAAAAGTATTTTACAAGTAACTTCAGCAGTTTAGCAAAAGAATTGGTAGCTTGTATTGATACATTCTTCGACCATCTTCCAGCGGATACCCTAGGCAAGAACTTTGACAAGATGATGTTTGTGAAAAGTTTGGTACATAAAGTGCAGCAGTTATTCTGTGCAGATGATCTCTCTGATGATGATCTTTTTACAATCTTCAAGCCCTCCGATGAACTTTCTGACCCTTCTATTGGTCATCATGACCTGAAAGATGATGCAACCGAGGATCTTCCTGACCATGACATCTCTCTAGATAACCCTTCGGAGATAAACTCTATGTGTATTAAAACCCTGATGGATCTTTCAAAAATGCGGTTTCCTTGTGAAGAGAATGAATCTTCAGTCAGGGACTTGTGTTTGAAGCAAGCAAAACTCATATTTTGCACTGCTTCTGGTTCGTTTGAGTTGTTCAGGCTGCAAGGTGTGATGCCTATAAGCATCTTGGTTGTCGACGAGGCAGCACAGCTAAAAGAATCTGAATCGCTGGTTCCTCTCTTGCTTCCAGGAATAGAACATGTTTTACTAATTGGGGATGAAAACCAGCTATCATCATTGGTAAAGAGCAAG ATTGCTAAAGATGCTGACTTTGGCCGAAGCCTCTACGAGAGATTGTGTACAATGGGTTACACCAAGCACTTGCTGGAAGTACAATATAGAATGCACCCTTGCATTAATAAATTTCCGAATGCCAACTTTTATGGTAACCGAATTTTGGATGGTCCCAGTGTCAAACAGAAAGATTATACCAAGAATTATCTCCCTGGAAGTATTTATGGTGCTTATTCATTCATTCATATTGAAAATGATATGGAAATGCTTGATGACCTTGGCCAGAGCTCGAAAAATATGGTTGAGGTTGCTGTAGCAGCCAATATCATCGAAAGACTTGCGAAAG AATGCTGGGAGAAGAGGCAGAGAACCAGTGTTGGTGTAATATCTCCGTATACTGCCCAAGTGATTGCAATGCAAGAAAGAATTGGAAGAAAGTTTGAGAAACATGAGTTTCTGTCTGTTACAGTAAAATCTATCGATGGATTTCAAGGTGGTGAGGAAGACATAATATTAATTTCAACAGTTAGGTCCAACAAAGATGGGAAAGTAGGTTTTCTCTCTGATGCTGGAAGAATTAATGTGGCTTTGACAAGAGCAAA GCACTGCCTTTGGATCCTTGGAAATggagtcactttgcttgcaagcaaTTCAGTATGGGCAGAATTAGTCAATGATTCGAAAAAACGTGGATGCTTCTTTGATGCTCTCAAGGACAAGCATTTAGCAGAAACAATGAGGCTTGCAATCAAG AGAAATGGCCGCACAATTGATGCTGCTGGAGTGTCATCATGGTCATTAAGGGCAAGGGGTGGTTCAACCATAGCTGGCAACAGCCTACCGATAAGACAGAGTCAGATTCCAGGTTCTGGTGGTGCACGGAGCATAAATAATTGTTATAATTGGCAACCAAACGGCCATGATTTGCGACCAAATTCTTGTCACCCAAACAGACCTATTTTTGTACCTTCCAGAGAGGACATTCACAGAACCCACTTTCAGCAGCACAGAAGAACCTTTTATGGCGGTGACTACAATAATCAATCACGAGGTATCCCTGTTGATCAATACTGGCCCAACAGGTACAGACCTTCCTGTGACAAACGTGGTGCTCCTGAAGGGTTTAGAGGACATGTTGAGCGGCATCCCGGGCAGCACTATCATAGCAGAACTGATCAAGAACCCTTGTGCAGTACTTCCCAAACAGCCAATGGCAGGTTTACTCCTGGATCAGTTTGGAGGGCAGAATCACACAACCAAACTAGTATTCTTGGTACATGGCAGCAACCTTCAGGAGGTCACTGCAGCAGGGACTTTCAGAACAGGACTGGTTATCCGTTACGGCCAGCTTCTTCGCAAAGAAGGTTCAGTTCATATGGAAATGCTGATCCTCACCTTTGGAGTATGAACAAAGAGAAGCGGCTCGGGAATCATCCACGAAGAGCACCATGCACATACAGGGGACAAGCACCCCACCAGGGAGTTGGTGCCCGAGTTAGAGACATGCCTTCATTTCATGAGAGAGCAACTAGGGGTGTCCGGCATGAGCATGCCAATAACAATCGGATGAAAGAACCTCATTGTTGGGGGCAGAATAGCAGTTCTGAAGCTGTGTCCCATGATTTGCCAGTTGCTGAGCAACGAGGGGTGAAAAGAGACTGGCGCAAGGCAGAAGCGTCAGATTCACCTCACCAAGACAACACAAAAATAAGACTTGCTGTCAAGAGTGCAGATGTACCTCACTGTGAAGCGCAGGATGGCAGCTCTGGAGCTGCATCCCAGAGACTTGCAGTTCCTGAGGAGCCTGAACGAGAGGGATGTAAACCAGAATCATCATATTCACCCCGGCAGGACAACACACTAGTGAGGCCCGAAAGTTTAGATCAACCGCATGGTAAGCCGCAGGATACCAGTGCCGGAGCCGCTCCCTATGAATTGCCTGCTCCTGATCAGCCTGAGATGAAACGAGAGGAGTTTGAAGCAGAACCGCCAGTTTCATCCCGCCAGGACAACACAGAAGCAAGCCCCGAAAGTTTAGATGAACCGCATTGTCAGTTAGAGGACACCTGTTCTGGAGCCGCTACCCCCCAACTGCCTGTTCCTGAGCTGGGACGCATGGATATAGACTCGTGCGAAGCAGAAGCAACCATTATACCTGACATTAACATACCACTTGAATTGCCTGCTCCTTATCAGCCTGAGATGAAACCAGATGAGTGTGAAGCAGAACTGCCGGTTTCATCCCGCCAGGACAACACAGAGGCAAGCCCCAAAAGTTTAGATGAACCGCATTGTCAGTCAGAGGACACCTGTACTGGAGCCGCTACCCCCCAACCGCCTGTGCCTGAGCTGGGACGCATGGACATAGACTCGTGCGAAGCAGACGCAACCGTTATACCTGACATTAACATACCACTGGAGAGCGTAGAACCAGATAACTAG